From Paenibacillus physcomitrellae, the proteins below share one genomic window:
- a CDS encoding lipoate--protein ligase family protein translates to MELTGGGNSSGTSGEKFAKQALTIVEAPLQAGEDILDPFAREEYYCKKVGEGSPPLLHIWRHPQAMVLGLRDRRLPGAPAAMERLRSEGWSVCVRPSGGAAVVLHPGVVNVSLILPHQPGELNIHRDFARMAGFISGAVQPWSGDAVAGEIAGAFCPGDYDISIGGRKFCGIAQRRQLKAYILTAFVIVSGNGDEMAGFVRHFYEEASAGRQEGFPVVTGGTMASLQELAGVPSAEAFIASLKQTALREFGAVDAADAAASAASAASAASVAPAASASEAAAGSAAVGTGVPAGFEVPADTLEQLKATMRSRYDG, encoded by the coding sequence ATGGAATTGACCGGCGGCGGCAATTCTTCCGGCACTTCGGGCGAAAAGTTCGCCAAGCAGGCTCTGACGATTGTGGAAGCCCCGCTTCAGGCAGGTGAGGATATTCTGGATCCGTTTGCGCGGGAGGAATATTATTGTAAAAAAGTTGGCGAAGGCTCACCGCCTCTGCTGCACATCTGGCGTCACCCGCAGGCGATGGTGCTGGGCCTGCGGGACCGCCGGCTGCCGGGGGCACCGGCAGCGATGGAGCGGCTGCGGAGCGAAGGCTGGTCGGTCTGTGTCAGACCGTCCGGCGGCGCAGCCGTAGTGCTGCATCCGGGGGTGGTGAATGTGTCGCTGATTCTCCCGCATCAGCCGGGAGAACTGAACATTCACCGTGATTTTGCCCGGATGGCCGGGTTTATCAGCGGCGCCGTGCAGCCGTGGTCGGGGGACGCGGTCGCCGGCGAGATCGCCGGCGCCTTCTGTCCCGGCGACTACGACATCAGCATCGGCGGCCGGAAGTTTTGCGGGATCGCCCAGCGCCGGCAGCTGAAGGCGTACATCCTGACCGCTTTCGTGATCGTAAGCGGCAACGGGGATGAAATGGCGGGGTTTGTCCGCCATTTCTATGAAGAAGCCTCCGCCGGCCGGCAGGAAGGCTTCCCGGTAGTGACAGGCGGCACAATGGCCAGCCTGCAGGAATTGGCCGGCGTGCCTTCCGCCGAAGCGTTTATCGCTTCGCTGAAGCAAACGGCGCTGCGGGAGTTCGGCGCGGTTGATGCCGCCGATGCTGCTGCATCAGCGGCATCAGCAGCATCGGCGGCATCAGTGGCGCCAGCGGCGTCAGCGTCGGAAGCCGCTGCAGGATCGGCGGCTGTCGGCACCGGCGTACCGGCCGGCTTCGAGGTGCCGGCCGATACGCTGGAGCAGCTAAAAGCCACCATGCGCAGCCGGTACGACGGCTGA
- a CDS encoding Fe-Mn family superoxide dismutase, translated as MLFVYGPYLPIRVLEEIRFWKQQEKEHVDVIKAIVPSLEPVYVKLLDDWAKVFGDTESAADSLLQYALSAPQKSQPNEELVKQTERLLAAAFRQSQEWIRQLDAILEQSQAVQSVPLAKVVLLHIIRESEYFLAVLETLNQPGLISQAASQVPPASDPYHLQPNPRNEFYSRKLDQQLTREAQEQASAEAALSPGQRVKDGAVPIGGHRLPPLPYPYNALEPHIDEATVRIHHDKHHLTYVEDLNKAEKKLQEARATGNFDLVKHWERELAFNGAGHYLHTIYWDTMNPKGGGRPSGALAEQINRDFGSFEAFHAQFSKAAEKVEGGGWAILVWSPRARRLEILQAEKHQNLSQWDVVPLLPIDVWEHSYYLKHQNKRADYIKDWWNVVYWPAVLERFKHARQLQWQPF; from the coding sequence ATGTTATTCGTTTATGGCCCTTATCTGCCGATCCGTGTGCTGGAGGAGATCCGGTTCTGGAAGCAGCAGGAGAAAGAGCATGTTGATGTTATAAAAGCGATCGTCCCGTCTCTGGAGCCCGTCTATGTCAAGCTGCTGGACGACTGGGCCAAGGTGTTCGGTGACACGGAATCCGCCGCTGATTCGCTCCTGCAGTACGCGCTGTCCGCTCCCCAGAAGAGTCAGCCTAACGAGGAGCTGGTCAAGCAGACGGAACGCCTGCTCGCCGCAGCTTTCCGCCAGTCTCAGGAATGGATTCGTCAGCTGGATGCGATTCTGGAGCAATCCCAGGCGGTACAGAGCGTGCCGCTGGCCAAAGTGGTTCTGCTGCATATCATCCGGGAATCCGAGTATTTCCTGGCCGTTCTGGAGACGCTCAACCAGCCGGGGTTGATCTCCCAGGCGGCCTCCCAGGTTCCACCTGCCTCGGACCCTTACCATCTGCAGCCTAACCCAAGAAATGAGTTCTACTCGCGCAAGCTGGATCAGCAGCTCACACGCGAGGCTCAAGAGCAGGCATCGGCAGAAGCAGCCTTGTCCCCAGGTCAACGCGTTAAGGACGGCGCCGTGCCGATTGGCGGTCACCGGCTTCCGCCGCTGCCTTATCCGTATAACGCGCTTGAGCCTCATATCGATGAGGCAACAGTTCGCATTCATCATGACAAACACCATTTAACTTATGTAGAAGATCTGAATAAAGCTGAGAAAAAGCTGCAGGAAGCCCGCGCAACCGGCAACTTCGATCTCGTCAAACATTGGGAGCGCGAGCTGGCCTTTAACGGGGCCGGGCATTATCTGCATACCATCTACTGGGATACGATGAATCCGAAGGGCGGAGGAAGACCAAGCGGAGCGCTGGCCGAGCAGATCAACCGCGACTTCGGCAGCTTTGAAGCCTTCCACGCGCAGTTCTCCAAAGCCGCGGAGAAGGTTGAGGGCGGCGGCTGGGCGATTCTGGTCTGGAGCCCTCGCGCCCGCCGGCTGGAAATTCTGCAGGCCGAGAAACACCAGAACCTGTCCCAGTGGGATGTTGTTCCGCTGCTGCCGATCGACGTATGGGAGCATTCCTACTATCTCAAGCATCAAAACAAACGCGCCGATTACATCAAGGACTGGTGGAACGTCGTTTATTGGCCTGCGGTGCTTGAACGCTTCAAGCACGCCCGCCAGCTTCAGTGGCAGCCTTTTTAA
- a CDS encoding alpha/beta hydrolase, which produces MGPWIPAKFIKLKHVLIALGLSILFFFIFCFIVLHGFIAWVLSNPTVAPLYSNPKLAKSMAYEDVDFQALDNSRTIHGWYIPAAGSNKTIVFSHGYGANREESWIPMYDLAHFAHQLNFNVLMFDYGFAAQNSKEVATGGKKEAQQLLGAIQYVKQKGAKEIIVWGFSMGAGTALQAGLQTHDVNAMILDSTFLLEPDTLYHNLKQHLPLPEHPSLEILEMLLPVLNGTSLRQIPYPEVKKEDYPFPIYFIHGTEDEKAPYPIAEKLAANQTNPISGVWIVQGAHHELIFREHSREYLRRVSTFLGQVNASLDQPANN; this is translated from the coding sequence ATGGGCCCCTGGATTCCAGCCAAATTCATAAAACTTAAACATGTCCTGATCGCTTTGGGATTGTCCATACTCTTTTTCTTTATCTTCTGCTTTATCGTCCTGCACGGATTTATTGCCTGGGTGCTGTCCAATCCGACGGTTGCGCCGCTGTATTCCAATCCGAAGCTGGCCAAAAGCATGGCCTACGAAGACGTAGACTTTCAGGCGCTCGACAACAGCCGTACGATACACGGATGGTACATTCCAGCTGCCGGCTCCAACAAAACGATTGTATTCAGCCACGGGTATGGCGCCAACCGTGAGGAATCCTGGATTCCGATGTACGATCTGGCCCACTTTGCTCACCAGCTTAACTTCAATGTGCTGATGTTTGATTACGGTTTTGCCGCGCAGAACAGCAAGGAAGTGGCTACAGGAGGCAAGAAAGAAGCGCAGCAGCTGCTTGGCGCCATTCAGTACGTGAAGCAGAAAGGCGCTAAAGAAATCATTGTCTGGGGATTTTCGATGGGAGCAGGTACGGCTCTCCAGGCCGGGCTCCAAACGCATGACGTGAACGCCATGATTCTGGACAGCACATTCCTGCTTGAACCGGATACGCTGTATCACAATCTGAAGCAGCACCTGCCGCTGCCGGAGCATCCTTCACTGGAAATTTTGGAGATGCTGCTCCCGGTTCTGAACGGCACAAGCCTGAGGCAAATTCCTTACCCAGAAGTGAAGAAAGAGGATTATCCTTTCCCGATCTACTTCATTCACGGTACTGAGGATGAGAAAGCCCCTTATCCCATTGCGGAAAAGCTTGCCGCCAACCAAACCAACCCGATTTCCGGCGTCTGGATTGTGCAGGGGGCGCACCATGAGCTGATCTTCCGCGAGCATTCCCGGGAATATTTGCGCCGGGTGTCCACCTTCCTGGGGCAGGTAAACGCCTCACTTGATCAACCCGCTAACAATTAA
- a CDS encoding IclR family transcriptional regulator, translated as MEDRKLTVRAVERALDILMCFTQSDEMGLTEIAAAISLHKSTVHRLLTTLEERGFVIRDKATEKYRLGMKIWELSAHLTHNDDPAVLLLPGMEKLRDTLGETVSLYLRDGSDRLRIQAVQSNQAIRRVAPVGARLPLYVGASSKVLVAFEEDAFIDALLSSPDWPVSVDRDQYRAQLEQIRKQGYATSYEEREPGASAVAAPIFGRSGQLAAALSVSGPVSRLNRDNLEELGPVLAEAAREMGYMLP; from the coding sequence ATGGAAGACCGGAAACTAACGGTGCGCGCTGTTGAACGGGCGCTTGATATATTAATGTGTTTTACCCAATCGGACGAGATGGGGCTGACTGAAATTGCTGCAGCGATTTCCCTGCATAAAAGTACGGTGCATCGTCTGCTGACTACCCTCGAAGAACGGGGGTTTGTGATCCGTGACAAGGCGACGGAGAAATACCGGCTGGGTATGAAGATTTGGGAACTGTCGGCCCATTTGACCCATAATGACGATCCTGCTGTACTGCTGCTCCCGGGTATGGAGAAGCTGAGAGACACGCTTGGTGAGACCGTCAGCTTATATTTGCGGGATGGCAGCGACCGTTTGCGGATTCAGGCCGTACAAAGCAATCAGGCGATTCGGCGCGTGGCTCCGGTGGGCGCAAGGCTGCCGCTTTATGTCGGGGCGTCCAGCAAGGTGCTTGTAGCTTTTGAAGAAGATGCTTTTATTGATGCTCTGTTAAGCAGTCCGGATTGGCCGGTGTCCGTGGATCGGGACCAGTACCGTGCCCAGCTGGAGCAGATCCGGAAGCAGGGATATGCTACCAGCTATGAAGAAAGGGAGCCGGGGGCTTCCGCGGTCGCTGCGCCGATCTTCGGGCGTTCCGGTCAGCTGGCCGCAGCCCTTTCTGTTTCGGGTCCGGTCAGCAGGCTGAACCGGGACAATTTGGAGGAGCTTGGTCCGGTATTGGCAGAAGCTGCACGGGAGATGGGGTACATGCTGCCTTAA
- a CDS encoding alpha/beta fold hydrolase, with translation MMNELLSKKASAAALALGLILPAAGLTEAQAAEAGQNTPASESTYPKPELKPVRDIAGSLSIQVDWNPANKSVTLTLGGQSLVLFPASGEASFNGKQITYSQSGPAGFRNGQTRVSESWVRDIFGLKGNMGTGNAAGSADGTEASSATKAADQFMHLLSAGSGQEAYQLASPALQQAVSPEQFQSLWSNYEQIYGKAGAVMLKSQTANAVHQNVVYRVQAAVAPFTVTIRLNPAGQVDDLYLATETPDTYQKAPYDDAASYTEQEVTIGSGEYALPGVLTLPTGSSSEGPYPAVVLVHGSGPQDLDSSAYGAKPFRDLAVGLAAQGIATLRYDKVTYEHTFKVAAKPNFTLKDESVDDALKAVQLLASVPEIDSSRIYVAGHSQGGFAMPLIKAADSGSHQIAGTILLSAPSSSFIDVAVLQQEELKQRIESLGLDTAPYEQQAAVWKQIAGLVNDPQYSVDHLPESFPIPPAYWWYEQRDYVPTELAKEQTGPMLILQGENDWQVPMSEFKGWQTALADHRDVVFKSYPKVNHLLAETNTLSTGDEYMLPSHVSEAILQDIANWIKEAKPDGQ, from the coding sequence ATGATGAATGAGTTGTTATCGAAAAAAGCATCCGCTGCCGCCCTAGCTTTAGGTCTTATCCTGCCTGCCGCAGGATTGACCGAGGCGCAGGCAGCCGAAGCCGGTCAGAACACCCCCGCTTCCGAGAGCACCTATCCTAAACCCGAATTGAAGCCGGTACGGGATATTGCGGGATCCCTCAGCATTCAAGTTGACTGGAATCCCGCGAACAAAAGTGTAACCTTAACCCTTGGCGGCCAAAGCCTGGTGCTGTTCCCCGCATCGGGTGAAGCTAGCTTCAACGGGAAGCAGATCACCTACAGCCAGTCAGGTCCTGCCGGATTCCGAAATGGCCAAACGAGGGTGTCCGAAAGCTGGGTGCGTGATATATTTGGATTAAAAGGAAACATGGGGACAGGAAATGCAGCAGGTTCTGCAGACGGAACGGAGGCTTCTTCAGCAACGAAAGCTGCGGACCAGTTTATGCACCTGCTCTCCGCAGGCTCGGGTCAAGAGGCTTATCAGCTCGCCAGTCCGGCTCTGCAGCAAGCCGTATCCCCCGAACAGTTCCAGTCCTTATGGAGCAATTATGAGCAGATATACGGCAAAGCTGGTGCCGTCATGCTTAAATCGCAGACGGCAAATGCCGTGCATCAAAACGTGGTTTACAGGGTTCAGGCGGCCGTGGCACCTTTTACCGTGACCATCCGGCTGAACCCTGCAGGTCAAGTGGACGATCTGTATCTGGCGACCGAAACGCCGGATACCTATCAGAAGGCGCCATATGACGACGCCGCCAGCTATACGGAGCAAGAGGTGACGATCGGCAGCGGAGAATATGCCCTCCCCGGCGTCCTGACTCTGCCGACTGGCAGCAGCAGCGAAGGCCCCTATCCGGCAGTCGTGCTCGTGCACGGCTCGGGACCACAGGATCTCGATTCCAGTGCTTATGGAGCCAAACCCTTCCGTGATCTGGCTGTGGGGCTTGCAGCCCAAGGCATCGCCACACTCAGATATGACAAGGTTACGTATGAGCATACTTTCAAGGTTGCCGCTAAACCGAACTTCACCTTAAAAGACGAGTCCGTGGACGATGCCCTCAAAGCCGTGCAGCTGCTTGCCTCTGTACCGGAGATCGACAGCAGCCGGATTTATGTGGCCGGACACAGCCAGGGCGGCTTCGCCATGCCGCTGATCAAAGCAGCCGATTCTGGCAGCCATCAGATTGCGGGGACCATTCTGCTCTCCGCGCCAAGCTCCAGCTTTATCGATGTGGCCGTTCTCCAGCAGGAGGAGCTGAAGCAACGTATCGAGTCGCTGGGCCTGGATACTGCCCCTTACGAACAGCAGGCAGCCGTCTGGAAACAAATCGCCGGTCTTGTGAACGACCCGCAATATTCCGTCGATCACCTGCCGGAAAGCTTCCCCATTCCTCCGGCTTACTGGTGGTATGAGCAAAGGGATTATGTACCGACCGAGTTAGCCAAAGAGCAGACCGGGCCGATGCTCATTCTGCAGGGCGAGAACGACTGGCAGGTGCCAATGAGCGAGTTCAAAGGCTGGCAGACCGCCCTTGCCGATCATCGGGACGTCGTATTTAAATCTTATCCAAAGGTTAATCATCTGCTGGCCGAAACCAATACCCTCTCGACAGGTGATGAATATATGCTCCCTTCCCACGTATCCGAGGCCATCCTTCAGGACATCGCTAATTGGATTAAAGAAGCTAAGCCTGATGGGCAATAA
- a CDS encoding DUF1648 domain-containing protein has protein sequence MNTINVALFCLIFIPISLLQIALPYLTRRTISFGITISEEVWNSTPVADMRKRYALLSTAFCLILGIAFGVAAIQMNGNTLGIAIAGFAIVLLIGTFALHLYFYGKMKALKASLPAAPAPGKTALSLDTSFRKQRLVMSGKWYLIHLAVIIACAVFALAQYDRIPEQIPMHYDLNGNVDRMEDKSIRLLLLPNLLQLFMTGLLLFINFIIYKSKQQLNPADPQESSRTNAAFRRRWSVFNFAMSLLLVMLFFFMQLTMIYSIDPKWIFPVALAVPILIIAGSIWLSFSTGQSGTRLARKSGAGGNPTAVPVDDDRHWKLGGSTYYNPNDPSLFIEKRVGIGWTVNFARPLAWVFVLAPFVIIALLLVFTS, from the coding sequence ATGAACACCATTAACGTCGCTTTGTTCTGCCTGATCTTCATCCCGATCTCCCTGCTCCAGATCGCGCTTCCTTATTTAACCCGGAGGACGATCAGCTTCGGCATTACCATCAGCGAGGAGGTATGGAACAGTACGCCTGTCGCGGACATGCGTAAACGTTATGCTCTGCTGAGTACGGCATTTTGCCTGATTTTAGGTATCGCCTTCGGGGTTGCTGCCATTCAGATGAACGGGAACACATTAGGAATCGCCATTGCGGGTTTTGCAATCGTCCTACTGATCGGCACTTTTGCGCTGCATCTGTATTTTTACGGCAAAATGAAAGCTTTAAAGGCCTCACTGCCCGCAGCCCCCGCACCGGGTAAAACAGCGCTGTCTCTGGACACCTCTTTCCGCAAGCAGCGGCTGGTCATGTCCGGCAAATGGTACCTGATCCACCTGGCGGTCATTATCGCATGCGCGGTGTTCGCTCTCGCTCAATACGACCGGATACCGGAGCAAATCCCGATGCATTATGACCTAAACGGTAACGTGGATCGCATGGAAGACAAATCCATCCGCCTCCTGCTGCTGCCCAACCTGCTTCAGCTCTTTATGACCGGCCTGCTTCTGTTCATTAACTTTATTATTTACAAATCCAAGCAGCAGCTGAACCCGGCCGATCCGCAGGAATCGTCCCGGACGAACGCAGCCTTCCGCCGCCGCTGGTCTGTCTTTAATTTTGCAATGAGCCTCCTGCTGGTGATGCTGTTCTTCTTCATGCAGCTGACGATGATCTACTCCATTGACCCGAAATGGATCTTCCCCGTCGCCCTTGCCGTCCCTATCCTGATCATAGCCGGCTCGATCTGGCTGTCCTTCTCCACCGGACAAAGCGGAACCCGGCTCGCCCGGAAATCCGGAGCTGGGGGCAACCCTACAGCGGTTCCCGTCGACGACGACCGGCATTGGAAGCTTGGAGGCAGCACATATTACAACCCGAATGACCCTTCCCTGTTTATCGAAAAAAGAGTCGGCATCGGCTGGACCGTCAACTTCGCGCGGCCGCTGGCCTGGGTGTTTGTGCTTGCCCCGTTCGTCATCATTGCCCTGCTGCTTGTTTTTACTTCCTAG
- a CDS encoding GntR family transcriptional regulator, whose protein sequence is MIIQLDMQSDVPIYTQLMNQIIEGIAGGRLKPGEALPSVRHLASDIGVNLHTVNKAYTLLKQEGYIQIHRQKGVVVQPDGLPGLTPEFMTKQQEQLRPIIAESILRGMNLDDLLHQARQLYEQISSAPPGKEPTP, encoded by the coding sequence ATGATCATTCAGCTCGACATGCAGTCTGATGTCCCCATTTATACACAGCTCATGAACCAAATTATCGAAGGTATTGCAGGCGGCAGGCTGAAGCCCGGCGAGGCCCTTCCTTCCGTGCGCCATCTCGCGTCGGATATTGGGGTCAATCTGCACACCGTCAATAAAGCCTACACCCTGCTCAAGCAGGAGGGGTATATCCAGATCCACCGGCAAAAAGGCGTTGTCGTTCAACCGGACGGTCTGCCGGGCTTAACGCCTGAATTTATGACCAAACAGCAGGAGCAGCTGCGGCCGATTATCGCCGAGTCTATTCTGCGGGGGATGAATCTGGACGATCTGCTCCACCAGGCCCGGCAGCTGTATGAACAAATTTCATCTGCCCCACCAGGAAAGGAGCCTACGCCATGA
- the acnA gene encoding aconitate hydratase AcnA, producing the protein MPLNDQFSALRQLEVGGKTYRYYDLKSLEAQGLGSVSKLPFSIKVLLEAAIRQFDGRAITDEHVKQIASWAEGRDDNKEIPFIPARIVLQDFTGVPVVVDLAAMRDTVKKAGGDPKQINPLVPVDLVIDHSVMVDAFGTPEALEYNMNVEFERNEERYRFLRWAQTAFNNFRAVPPATGIVHQVNLEYLASVAATKTIDGETVVFPDSLVGTDSHTTMINGLGVVGWGVGGIEAEAGMLGQPLYFVTPEVIGFKLTGSLAEGATATDLALTVTQMLRKKGVVGKFVEFYGPGLANISLADRATVANMAPEYGATVGFFPVDGETLNYLRSTGRTDEQVALVEAYYKAQGMFRTSETADPEFTDLIELDLASVVPSLAGPKRPQDRIELTEMKKNFNDIIRTPVDKGGYGLSDEKIVEKVQVKHPDGRESLLGTGAVVIAAITSCTNTSNPSVMLGAGLLAKKAVERGLTKPAYVKSSLTPGSLVVTQYLEKAGLIGPLEQLGFHVAGYGCATCIGNSGPLPDEVSAAIADNDLTVAAVLSGNRNFEGRVHAQVKANYLASPPLVVAYALAGTVNIDLQTEPLGYDQAGEPVYLKDIWPSSQEIKEAIGLSVSPEMFRSKYENVFTQNERWNSIPVPEGELYEWDEKSTYIANPPFFDHIADGLKDIGEIRKARVLALLGDSVTTDHISPAGNISPSSPAGTYLNDHGVARKDFNSYGSRRGNHEVMMRGTFANIRIRNQVAPGTEGGVTKYLPTDEVMSIYDASMKYQNEGDNLVVIAGKEYGTGSSRDWAAKGTYLLGVKAVIAESFERIHRSNLVGMGVLPLQFQEGNSWKSLGIDGTESFDILGLSNDVKPGQVLTVVATRTDGTQFEFPVTARLDSMVDVDYYHNGGILQTVLRQMIQVGV; encoded by the coding sequence ATGCCATTGAACGATCAGTTCTCCGCCCTCCGCCAGCTGGAAGTTGGGGGCAAAACCTACCGTTACTATGATTTGAAATCCTTGGAGGCGCAAGGTTTAGGCAGCGTTTCCAAACTCCCTTTTTCCATTAAAGTGCTGCTTGAAGCAGCTATCCGTCAATTCGACGGACGTGCCATTACCGATGAACACGTGAAGCAAATCGCCAGCTGGGCGGAAGGCCGCGATGATAACAAAGAGATTCCGTTTATTCCAGCTCGTATCGTCCTGCAGGACTTTACCGGCGTACCTGTTGTCGTGGATCTTGCGGCAATGCGGGATACGGTTAAGAAAGCCGGAGGAGATCCGAAGCAGATCAATCCGCTCGTTCCCGTCGATCTCGTTATCGACCACTCCGTTATGGTAGACGCTTTCGGCACACCGGAAGCGCTCGAATACAACATGAATGTTGAATTTGAACGGAACGAAGAACGTTACCGCTTCCTGCGCTGGGCGCAAACGGCGTTTAATAACTTCCGCGCCGTTCCTCCAGCTACGGGCATCGTGCACCAGGTCAACCTGGAATACCTGGCTTCCGTTGCAGCCACCAAAACGATCGACGGCGAAACCGTTGTATTCCCGGACTCCCTGGTCGGAACGGACTCCCATACGACCATGATCAACGGTCTTGGTGTTGTCGGCTGGGGCGTTGGCGGTATCGAAGCCGAAGCCGGCATGCTTGGTCAGCCGCTTTATTTCGTAACACCTGAAGTCATCGGCTTTAAATTAACCGGCAGTCTTGCTGAAGGTGCAACGGCAACCGACCTTGCGCTGACTGTAACGCAAATGCTGCGTAAGAAAGGCGTCGTCGGCAAATTCGTAGAATTCTACGGACCAGGCCTTGCCAACATCAGTCTGGCTGACCGGGCAACAGTTGCCAACATGGCACCGGAATATGGCGCTACAGTCGGCTTCTTCCCGGTTGACGGCGAAACGCTGAATTACCTTCGCAGCACTGGACGCACCGATGAGCAGGTTGCGCTTGTCGAAGCTTATTACAAAGCACAAGGCATGTTCCGCACCAGCGAAACCGCAGATCCTGAGTTTACTGATCTGATCGAACTCGATCTGGCTTCGGTAGTGCCAAGCTTGGCCGGCCCAAAACGTCCACAGGACCGGATCGAGCTGACTGAAATGAAGAAGAATTTTAACGATATTATCCGTACTCCGGTTGACAAAGGCGGCTATGGCCTGAGCGACGAGAAGATCGTCGAGAAGGTTCAGGTCAAACATCCGGACGGACGTGAAAGCCTGCTAGGCACCGGCGCCGTTGTCATCGCGGCGATCACCAGTTGTACGAACACCTCCAACCCGAGCGTTATGCTGGGCGCAGGTCTGCTTGCGAAGAAAGCCGTAGAACGCGGCTTAACCAAACCGGCTTATGTCAAAAGCAGCTTGACGCCTGGTTCCCTCGTCGTAACGCAGTATCTGGAGAAAGCCGGGCTGATCGGCCCGCTGGAGCAGCTTGGCTTCCACGTAGCGGGTTATGGCTGCGCAACTTGTATCGGCAACTCCGGCCCGCTGCCTGACGAAGTCAGCGCCGCTATCGCCGACAACGATCTGACTGTAGCTGCCGTTCTGTCCGGTAACCGGAACTTTGAAGGCCGCGTGCACGCTCAGGTGAAAGCCAACTATCTGGCGTCCCCTCCATTGGTTGTTGCTTATGCGCTGGCCGGAACCGTCAACATCGATCTGCAGACGGAACCGCTTGGTTATGACCAGGCCGGCGAACCAGTTTATCTGAAAGACATCTGGCCTTCTTCGCAGGAAATCAAAGAAGCGATCGGCCTGTCCGTCAGCCCGGAAATGTTCCGCAGCAAATACGAGAATGTATTTACGCAGAACGAACGCTGGAATTCCATTCCTGTTCCGGAAGGCGAACTGTACGAATGGGATGAGAAGTCCACTTATATCGCTAATCCGCCGTTCTTTGACCATATCGCGGACGGACTGAAGGATATCGGAGAAATCCGCAAAGCCCGCGTGCTGGCTCTGCTCGGCGATTCCGTAACAACGGATCATATCTCTCCAGCAGGCAACATCTCGCCGTCCAGCCCGGCCGGCACTTATCTGAACGACCATGGTGTTGCCCGCAAGGATTTCAACTCCTACGGCTCCCGCCGCGGTAATCATGAAGTGATGATGCGCGGTACGTTCGCCAACATCCGGATCCGCAACCAGGTGGCTCCAGGTACTGAAGGCGGCGTAACGAAGTATCTGCCGACGGACGAAGTGATGTCCATTTATGATGCGTCCATGAAGTATCAAAACGAAGGCGACAATCTGGTGGTTATCGCCGGCAAGGAATACGGCACAGGCAGCTCCCGTGACTGGGCAGCAAAAGGTACTTACCTGCTGGGCGTTAAAGCTGTCATCGCTGAAAGCTTTGAACGGATTCACCGCAGCAACCTGGTCGGTATGGGCGTTCTTCCGCTTCAGTTCCAGGAAGGAAACAGCTGGAAGAGCCTCGGCATTGACGGAACCGAATCGTTTGATATTCTCGGTCTGAGCAATGACGTGAAACCAGGTCAAGTCCTGACTGTCGTTGCAACCCGCACCGACGGTACCCAGTTCGAGTTCCCGGTTACCGCTCGTCTGGACAGCATGGTGGATGTGGATTATTACCACAACGGCGGCATCCTGCAAACGGTGCTGCGCCAAATGATTCAAGTAGGCGTTTAA